A single genomic interval of Scyliorhinus canicula chromosome 15, sScyCan1.1, whole genome shotgun sequence harbors:
- the LOC119978953 gene encoding MAPK regulated corepressor interacting protein 2-like, translating into MTNALHLKDKPTVPFKMLTAEALVTERVDLVNRNFQKACDEVPHNRLVANIEAHGIKGTVQAAWNVPEQVPVTGAFYSKVIAVLISPAPKLVFNRVNGKRCPTSGITDTWEEEHTPAHEENVRFVYEAWQQVEEALGANQQLENGQCAQGPVKYVEKTPNQNLKNFVPIDLEEWWAKQFLANIQNTS; encoded by the exons ATGACTAATGCACTTCATCTGAAAGACAAACCAACTGTTCCCTTTAAGATGCTGACAGCTGAGGCCTTG gtaacagagagggttgatttgGTGAACAGGAACTTCCAAAAAGCATGTGATGAAGTTCCACACAACAGGCTTGTTGCCAATAttgaagcccatggaataaaagggacagtgcaGGCAGCATGGAA tgtacccgagcaggtgccggtgACTGGGGCGTTTTACAGTaaagtcattgcagtgttaat TTCTCCAGCACCGAAGCTGGTGTTTAACCGAGTGAATGGGAAGCGCTGTCCGACATCTGGAATTACTGACACTTGGGAAGAGGAGCACACGCCGGCTCATGAGGAGAATGTTCGGTTTGTTTACGAAG CATGGCAGCAGGTGGAAGAAGCGCTTGGAGCTAACCAGCAGCTGGAGAATGGGCAGTGCGCTCAGGGGCCGGTGAAGTACGTGGAGAAAACGCCAAACCAGAACTTGAAGA ACTTTGTCCCGATCGATCTCGAAGAGTGGTGGGCAAAGCAGTTCTTGGCCAATATCCAGAACACGTCCTAA